The region TATTGTGTTACCCGACACCTGTTTCCTTGAGCGATTCACGCCGGCTGTTAGCTTCCCGTCGACTTTCTCACATCCGCAGGGAGAGGACGACTGGGGCTGGACTATCCGGCAGCCAGTCATAGAGCCGCTGCACGAACGTCGTGACTTCAATCAGGTCATGCTGGATATCTGCGAGCGTCTCGACATACATGGGAAATTCTACAAGGGACTCAACGATTCGATTGGCGTTCGCTACGGCGGCGACATGGAGGAAAAATACAAACTGGTCGAAGATGGCAGCGTCCATCACTCCTGGGAGGACATCACTGATCGGTTGCTCAAGTCTCGGTTTGGCGAAGAGCACGGGCTGGAGCATGTACGGAAAAAGGGTGTCTTCACCTGGCCCAAAAAGAAGGAGGATGTTTATTGGAAGTGGTTTAATCCCTCGCGGGTGCCCATCTACTTCGAGTACTTCATCGACTCCGGCGAACAAATAGACAAGCTGTGGAACAAGTACAACGGGAAAGACTTCTTCGACTTCGACTGGTCTCGCTTCAAGGCGCTGGCGGATTGGTATCCATGCCCGACCCACACCGAGGACGATCCCGAGTATGACATGAACACCTTCTATTGGCGTGCGGTCATGCACTGCAACTCAATGACGCAGCAGAATCCTTATCTCGACGAATGCGGGCAGGAGGATCCCAACGTCTATGCGGTGCAGATGCATGTGGATACGGCTAAGGAAAAGGGGATTGTCGATGGCGACAAGGTCTGGCTGGAGAATCCGGAAGGCCATAAGGTTAAGGGCTGGGTCTCCCTCTCCGAGGGAATCGAACCTCACCATTTGGCAATAGCCGCGGTCGCCGGCCACTGGGGCAAGTACATGCCCATTGCCAAGGGTAAAGGGACGTTTTTCAATGACTTAGTCGAGATGGATTTGGAGCATACCGATCCGCTCACCTTTAACCAGGACATATGTGCCCGAGTGAAAATCTACAAGGCTGATGAGTAGTCGAACGATGAATCAGAACGTCGCAGAACAGTTACGAACGGAGATAACAATGCCACGGTACGGAATGGTCATCGATCTCAAGAGATGCTATGGGTGTTACGCCTGCAGTATGGCCTGCAAGACGTCTAATCACACACCGCCGGGAGTTTTTTGGGCTCGGGTTCTCGCCGGCGAAGTGGGTACTTATCCCGCCGTCGTCCGACAGGCTCTTCCCGTGCTCTGCATGCAATGCGAGGAGCCGTCGTGTATGGAGGTGTGCCCAACCGGTGCTACTCAGAAACGGGACGACGGGATCGTGATCGTGGAAAAAGAAAAGTGCATGGGCTGTAAGTATTGCACAATGGCCTGTCCCTACGGCTCGCGGTATAGCGTGGATAAATGGGAGAGTTATTTCCCCGACGGACTCCCGCTCTCACCGTTGGAGGAATTCCAGAAGAAGGCGTGGGAGGAAAAGTCGGGCGTCGGCGTAGCAACGAAGTGCGATTTCTGTCTTGACCGGCTCGCCGAGGGCCGACTGCCTTCGTGCGTGGAGGCCTGTCCGGCCAAAGCCCGGACCTTCGGAGATCTTGACGACGTCGATAGCGATGCGTCCATTCTGATTAAAAAGGAACGAGGACAAGTACTGAATCCGGAATTCGGCAATAAGCCCAAGGTCTACTACCTCTTTCCGAGGTAATGGCCGTTTACAATAGATACTCAGCCGGGAGATTTTGATATGGATCCAAAAGTCAATGGTCAGTTACAGTCCGATTGGGGTTGGCTCATTGCCATTTACCTGTTTCTCGGAGGTGTCGGCGGCGGTGCTTATACTATCGCGGCCATCAATAGCTTTTTGGGAGCGGAGTTGGAGTTGTCCACGACGGTAGGATTGTGGATCGCATTCCCCACCCTTATGATAGGGACCCTGTTCCTCCTTGCGGATTTAGGCTCACCGAGTCGGGCTATTCTGGCGGCCATGAAACCGGGGACTTCCTGGATCGCTCGTGGTACGTTGATCATTTCCGTGTTCCTGGTTCTGTCGCTGCTGCACCTGATTATACATCAGTTCACAAATATTGGAGCAACGGCCGGCGGCAAGACCATAATTGACATCATCGCCGCCGCGGGAATCGTGTTTGCTGTCGGAACTATGGCCTACACTGGCATCTTACTAAGCGCTTCCAAGGGCATACCGTTCTGGCGTTCGGGGGTTGTTCCCGTAGTCTTCGTAATCTCGGCAACGGTGACCGGCCATTTTGCGATCATGCTCGGTATGACGTTGTACGGCAACATGGCTGCCACTCTGGAACCTCTGCGGGTCATGGCGGCGGAAGCTGCCGGTCTGGTGGTTCTGGAAGTTCTGGCTATCTTGTTCTTCCTGCAAGCAGCCTATCGGCAACCTGACTCGAGAGAATCGGCCGAGCGTATTTTGCGCAAACGCATGTTCGTTTTCGGGTACTTTGTTCTTGGTCTGCTGGTGCCGCTGGTTCTGATGGTGGTCGTCTATCGCTCGGTCACCGGACTTGGTGGGGTGGCTGCGGTTGGTGCGCTACTCGGTTTGGTAGGTGGTCTGATTCTGAGGCACGCGGTTCTGATCTGCGGGGTATTGCCGACACTTAACATGGCAGGATTTCAATTCCGCCGGATTCATCGGCACAAAGAACCGAAGCCAGGCATCGGCCTGCTGCCGCCACAGTGAGATCGGTCACATAAGTTTACATCGTTTCTGGCTGATCTTGGTAATGCAATGCGATCACGGTGACAAATCATGGATAAACCGAAAAAACATCTCGAAGCTCTGAAGTACGTGCGTGCGAATCGTATCTCAACAGTTGATGCCGCAAAACCGCCTGAGGGAGAAGACGTTTGTGTGATCAAAGAAGCGGCGGTGACGATCGACGTGGACAACGTTGAGACCTATACGTTATTGTGTACCCCGACCGATAGCCAGGCCCTTGCGGCTGGCTTCCTGTTCTCTGAGGGTGTGATCGATGGAATGCAGGATGTCAGTGTTCTCAGGAGGTGCAACGATGATCCCAACATCATCCGGATTCGTCTCAGCGGCCAGGTTCCGCGATCCGATGACACTGACCGCAATCTGCTGATCGTATCATCCTGCGGCGCGTGCGGGAGCAAGAGTCTTTCCGAACGCATCAGAGCACTTCCGGCCGTTGGTGAAACCTTGAGAATTGAGACAGGTTTGCTGCGTTCAGTGCACAATGTTCTCAGTGAAAAACAGTGCCTATTCAAGGCAAGTGGCGGAACACATGGCGCTGCAGTGTTTGACCATAACGGAACGATACTCGCTTGGGCCGAGGATATAGGTCGTCACAATGCTCTGGACAAAGCGATAGGCAAGTGCCTGCTGGCGAATATTCCGGTGGCCGGTCGAGGAGTGACCCTCACAAGTCGCCTCAGTCTGGAGATGGTGCTTAAGTGTGCGCGGGCCGGGATTGAAATGATCACGGCTGTTTCAGCTCCCACTTCGATGGCGATTGATGTGGCCCTTACCTGCGGTATCACGCTCTGCGCTTTTGTGCGCGATACTCGTGCCACGGTGTTTGCGCATCCTGGTCGTGTGATCGGAATGGGCAAGTGATGAAGAGGTTTGCCTCGGAGATGGGCAACGGATTGGGTATTCAGCGAACTTTGCGCTAATTCGCTTTGTAAGCAACAGGCTGGTCTTATCAATCCCGCGACGCTATTGCACCCTGCGTTCTCAGTTCCTCTATCTTATCCGAAGAATAGTCCAGTGTTGCTGTAAGAATTTCATCAGTGTGTTCACCCAGTAACGGTGGGGGGAGACGCACCTCTCCCGGCGTCTCGGAGTACTTGATTGGTATCCCGGTCAGCCGGAGCGTACCTATCGTAGGGTGAGGTACTTCGGTAATCATGCCGCGGTGTTGTATCTGCGGGTCAGCGAACAGATGCTCCATGTCATTAACTGGTCCGCACGGAATTGCTGCGCCAACCAGCAGGTCCATCCACGTGTCACACGTTTTTTGCGCAAACAATTCTTCGATCAGGGGCAGGAGCACCGAGCGATTTTCAACGCGCTTAGGGTTGGACTCAAAGTGTGGATCTGTCAGCCAGTCTTCTTTGCCTATCAGCTTGCAGAAATTGATCCACATTTTCTGGTTTGCCACTGCAATGGCGATCGGCCGATCCTTGGTCTGAAAAACCTGATAGGGGATAATTGATTCGTGTGCAGTGCCCCAACGTCTGGCTTCTTTATTGGCGACCAGATAGTTGCTGGCAATATTGGCTAGGCCGGAAACCTGGACATCAAGCAGGCTGATATCCAGATGTTGCCCACGACCAGAGCGTTCACGCCATAACAGGGCGGATGTGATTGCCCCAGACGTGTAGACGCCTGTGAGTACATCGGTGATGGCTACCCCGACCTTGCAGGGATTGCCTTCCTGCTCGCCGGTAATATACATCAGACCGCCAGCCGCTGAGAGAACCATGTCATATCCGGGTCTGTCACGGTAAGGCCCATCCTGACCGTAGGCAGTAATCGAAGCATAGACCAGACGTGGATTCAGTTTTCGAAGGGTTTCGTAATCCAGACCAAAGTGCTTCGTCAACCCGGGTGTGAAATTTTCTACAAAGACATCGGAAACACAGGCCAGTTCGCGAATCAAGTCCAGTCCGGCCGGATTCTTGAGATCGACGACAATTGACTTTTTGTTACGGTTACAACAGAGATAGTAAGCGCTCTCGCCACCGGAGAACGGTGGTCCCCAGGTACGAGTATCATCACCGGAGCCAGGGCGCTCGACTTTTATGACCTCGGCCCCCTGATCCCCGAGAATCATCGTACAA is a window of Candidatus Zixiibacteriota bacterium DNA encoding:
- a CDS encoding CoA transferase — protein: MSNTSTPELPLTDYRVLDLSRILAGPYCTMILGDQGAEVIKVERPGSGDDTRTWGPPFSGGESAYYLCCNRNKKSIVVDLKNPAGLDLIRELACVSDVFVENFTPGLTKHFGLDYETLRKLNPRLVYASITAYGQDGPYRDRPGYDMVLSAAGGLMYITGEQEGNPCKVGVAITDVLTGVYTSGAITSALLWRERSGRGQHLDISLLDVQVSGLANIASNYLVANKEARRWGTAHESIIPYQVFQTKDRPIAIAVANQKMWINFCKLIGKEDWLTDPHFESNPKRVENRSVLLPLIEELFAQKTCDTWMDLLVGAAIPCGPVNDMEHLFADPQIQHRGMITEVPHPTIGTLRLTGIPIKYSETPGEVRLPPPLLGEHTDEILTATLDYSSDKIEELRTQGAIASRD
- the fdhD gene encoding formate dehydrogenase accessory sulfurtransferase FdhD, with translation MDKPKKHLEALKYVRANRISTVDAAKPPEGEDVCVIKEAAVTIDVDNVETYTLLCTPTDSQALAAGFLFSEGVIDGMQDVSVLRRCNDDPNIIRIRLSGQVPRSDDTDRNLLIVSSCGACGSKSLSERIRALPAVGETLRIETGLLRSVHNVLSEKQCLFKASGGTHGAAVFDHNGTILAWAEDIGRHNALDKAIGKCLLANIPVAGRGVTLTSRLSLEMVLKCARAGIEMITAVSAPTSMAIDVALTCGITLCAFVRDTRATVFAHPGRVIGMGK
- the nrfD gene encoding polysulfide reductase NrfD encodes the protein MDPKVNGQLQSDWGWLIAIYLFLGGVGGGAYTIAAINSFLGAELELSTTVGLWIAFPTLMIGTLFLLADLGSPSRAILAAMKPGTSWIARGTLIISVFLVLSLLHLIIHQFTNIGATAGGKTIIDIIAAAGIVFAVGTMAYTGILLSASKGIPFWRSGVVPVVFVISATVTGHFAIMLGMTLYGNMAATLEPLRVMAAEAAGLVVLEVLAILFFLQAAYRQPDSRESAERILRKRMFVFGYFVLGLLVPLVLMVVVYRSVTGLGGVAAVGALLGLVGGLILRHAVLICGVLPTLNMAGFQFRRIHRHKEPKPGIGLLPPQ
- a CDS encoding 4Fe-4S dicluster domain-containing protein; the protein is MVIDLKRCYGCYACSMACKTSNHTPPGVFWARVLAGEVGTYPAVVRQALPVLCMQCEEPSCMEVCPTGATQKRDDGIVIVEKEKCMGCKYCTMACPYGSRYSVDKWESYFPDGLPLSPLEEFQKKAWEEKSGVGVATKCDFCLDRLAEGRLPSCVEACPAKARTFGDLDDVDSDASILIKKERGQVLNPEFGNKPKVYYLFPR